The DNA sequence atttttaatttccaaaatggCAGTCTTCAGCAGGAACGAATGGCTTTTAAATAAAACAGAAGCATTAAAAAAGACACTGATAATGTTTGACAGTCGTTTAGGCTCTTTATAATCGATGCAGACTTCAGATAAAACTGTCAGAAGTTCTGATAATGAGCCAGTCGTCGGTTCGTCGTTGATGGATTTTATATTTGAGTTGATATAAATGACAGTACAGTCAAATTGTCTTAAAATATCCTTATTTTTAAGTAATCCTTCCAGACGAATAGTAGACCAAAGACATACTAGACATCTTAAGGTGGCAGATatatgtttctttttattttgtaaagaatTTGTTGCGCTTTCGAGTATTACCTTCAAATCATCGACAGAAATACAGGACCAAAGAAGACGATTCCCACTCGCGTTACAGAACTCActaaattcttttttagcTTTTATTGCGCTTTGCACTCCGGTAGTTTCTTCGTAACTTAAAACGTCTAGAAGCATTATTTTATCCAGTGCATCGTACAGCTTGGAATAGGATAAGTAAAATGAATTTaagtatattttattaGGTCCCATGTTCAAATAGTTTTTATGCAGGAGGTTTTTGCTAAAACACTCGATGCTAATGTTGctgatgaaatttttgaaaggtAATTTGTACTGTTTGATATATTGTAAAAACTTCAGCCCaaataaaattttgcaaCTTGTCGtgacagaaaaaaagcttaGCACTATTTTCGTGAGAGCATGTGCTTTGAGGGTGGGATCTTTCAGAAGGTACCTTTCATCATGGGAAAATAGCTCCAATATATGTGGTAAGTATTCATCTACGAGCTTTCTCTTCAGTATAAGCTGCATCGTCAATATTTTCAGATTTGAAAGATAGTAATCATTCCACGTACTAAAATCTGCAAGAAGAATATTCTTTAAACTATGAGCTTGAAATAAATTTgtttcattgaaaagaaaaataatttcaGATGAGGCCAATCCCAATGcgttattatttataaGTTTGACTATTACCATCAAATGTTGTTTGACAGTGGAGTTTATATGGCCCCACATGTGACGACTCTTTAATAGGCTATATATTGAACTTAATGAATGATCAACGGTGGTAATATCCTCGGTGGCCAACTCTATGTTACTGCTTGCAGTTTTTAAGAAGTCACgaattatattattatgcATTGTGAGCATGCCAATAGAATTAGTTGAACTACTCCCAGATGATACTGAGGTTAGTGGTCTTGCTTGGTTACCATGATGTACTTTCATAAGCGTCTCGTTTAATGAATAAGATTTCTTAGCCATCGGAGTATTCGGGCTAATCTCATTCAGCGGTTCCTCCTGTTTTACCATCATTCCTCAGTTTATAAGTACTTCGTGCCTAGATTTGATAATACTAGGTTAGGCCAACTTTTTACTATGGTCGCAGttagaaggaaaagaaaaaaaatgctatAGCCAGGTGCCCTAGTAAAACGTGTCGCAAGTGAGGTAATTCGGATGTTGCTGATGATAGAGTATATGATTTCCTCCAAAAGGTATAAACTAATTATGATGGGCTTTTTGCTTCAAATGCGCAATGTTATGTGGATGGGCTTTGTATCCATTActtgttcttgtttgtTTACCTCTTTTCAGTAAGAACCCGTGaagtttgaaaagaaaggaaacaaaaacaaacaCTAAAAAACAGAGACAATAAGTATTTGTGGACAAATTGCAGCTAAAGAAAGGGATTTTAGGCTACTTTGCatgcatatatatttcCTCGTGGAATGGTTCTAGAAACGCTGAAACAGGGGGCTCACAGCGGTCAAATACATGAAGCTTTAACACAATTAGATACCTGTCCTCAAGAGCCAGTGGATCTAGATACTTCGATGATACTCATTAAGTTCGTAATTCCAGTGTATCCATCGTTACCAGAAAGATCGAAGGTACTATTGAGACGGATAGCTTCTAAGTCGTTTACGTTCTTATCTCAACTTGTCACCTTCGCTAAGACAATAAGTGGTCGCGATGGACTGCAAGAGATATGCATATATCAAGAGATTTTAGAAGACATCATCAGTATCGAACCGGGatgtttgaatttttatttagaAGCAAGCACTACTAGCAAAGTAGACCGTGATAGCATTAagacctttttttttgggagcaaaatatttaatttGTTGGCTAACCGAATTGATATGGCAAAATATTTAGAATACCTTCGCCTTCAATGGAAGTTTCTCCTTGAGAACAATAAAACGGACCTACCTGGGTTTCTTGGCGAATGGCTAGTATCGGTATTTCTACTTAACCCTACACTAGCAACAGATACGCTATTAGGTGAATTGTTCTTATTGGATGAATTGTATTTCTCTTCGTTTCAGAAAATAGTGTCAGCTAGTAGTCCGCTAGATCAAAAGAGGCTTGTTACTAAGTTTCTATTGCCATACATTCAAATTAGCCTGACTTCAGAAAATCTAAATGACGCTAGGAAGATTTTACGGCGGTTTGATCTCGATAAAATCATAAGTCTGTCCGTATTGTTTGAAATACAGTCCCTGCCATTAAAGGAAGTCATAGTACGTTTAATGAGCAACCACTCTTCTATAAAGCTTGCCAGTGCTTTGGTAGGTAAATTTGCTGATTTCGCAGATGATGATGTGGACATAAAAACATGTGAATTACTTGTACTCTTTACAGTACACAATCTCAGTCAGTCTCAAAAGGAGCAAATATCTCACGATGACCGATTTTTGAATGGCGTGACCAAACATTTAGGTAGTAATGAACGCGAGGCAAGGGAGCGGGCGATGTTTATTGCCAAGCTTTTATCAAATGGTGATCTGAAGTACGAAAGTGACTTTGAAATTAATATACCGAATGTAAAATTCGAAAGCAACAGTGATAACGACACCATTAATTTCCAATCTTTGAGAAATTCATCTATATGCAATACTCAATTAGATGCGGATAAGAATAAGATTACAGAGGTCTCAGACCATGTTCAAAGCCTCACATTGGACTGCAGTGATAgtgacgatgaagatgataacGATGAGCAGGAGCTTGTTGAGCGAATTGtatttttaaaagatttaATGAGAGAATACGAACAAACTGGAGAATCCCGAAAGGCTCAACTCATACCACTTTTGAAACAAACAGTGAAACTGGTACGGCAAAAAGCGGATTTCCCATTAGAGGTTGGTTATTATGCGCAAGGTATTTTGTCAAGCATAGCGTGCCTGAATAATGAGCTTGATGAATCGCTTTTCGAGCAGTGGAGAATCAACGCTCTGGTAAGCATACTGGTCGTTCTTCCAGAAAAAGTAAGTAGTGCTATAAATGTTCTATTCAATTCAGAACTGTCATTGCAGCAAAGGATGTCACTATTATCTGCTTTGGGTCTTTCCGCAAGGGAGTTGAGAGGGTTTGATGATCCTATTATTGTCAAACCTAAGTTTGATTTCCCCACAAATCGTTTACCGTGGGATAATCAAAGTCACTATATTGGGAAGCTTGTTGAAGTTCAAGAGCCTACTAGTATGATAAAGGAGACGAAAACAGTATGGAAGTCCAAAAAACTAGGCAAggatcaagaaaaaggaacgCAAAACCGCTTTAGGAAACATTCTAGTCTATTTTTCTACCCGCTAGCACACGGATGGCTCAATGGAATTGACGTAGGTACATACAATCAGCTTTTTAAGTCGCATTATCTAACAACATTGCGTATCATATACTCTTGCGCCAACCCGGTCCACGATTTTGAATACATGACGGAATTGATGGATCATATAATTAGTTCGGCCATAGAAGAAGGAATCCCTCTCCGCCAGAGCCAGTAGCATAGTTATGTATACCAATCTTATGGTAGATATTTGGATAAATTTAGTACATTTTTTCTGTGCGTTATTACTATTTAATGTGTAGCATGTTATTTTAGATGGTCGGCCGACTCTGCAACTGGGAAAAAGAGCTTCAATAAGAAAGGCCCAAACAAATCTGTTTGGAAAGGCCTCGCAGCATTTAAGAAAATCGTGCATTATTAAGGCACTGGCCCACCAATTAAAGCATTGAAAACACCTCAAAGTTGAAACCATAATAAGTTAAAGGATAGGATatgtcattttttgattCCTTACGCCAAAAGGCACCCTTCTTGGACAAGTTAGCAGACAGTTTCACTCCGACATTGACCAGAGATGAGAAATTCAGATTGAAGTATAAACTTCCAGCCAGTGAAAACATTTTGGAAGATACAAATGCAGAAGTTTCATTTGCAACTTCCATCAAAGATGGAAAAGGGCATTTTAATAGGGTGAACAGTAAAGGGAGAAAAACTGCTTATGTATATTCTGGGCGATTGTTTTTAACACCTCACTTTCTGGTATTTCGGGACGCATTCGATCATTCCTCGTGCATACTAATAATGAATATCTCCACTATTAAACGTGTAGAAAGATCGCCATCCGAATCGTATGAGTTTGCTCTTTTAGTGACTTTATACACAGGAGCGAAGGTTCTAATTCAATTTATCGGTATACGTTATAGGTCGGAGCAATTCTGTGACAAATTGAAACTAAATCTGAGGGAAAATATCCCTAATGCCAAAAACTTACCTGCTTTTCTAGAAACTTCATATTCGGAATTTTTAATAGCTAAAAATATTCTAGGTAAAAAGGATATAACTGTACCCAGGGCAGGTCTTGGTCAGCATTTTAAATATCCGGGAAATCCTACTATGGCCAAGGAAAAAGCTAAGTTGAGATTGTGGTTTGATTACTTTAGAGAGAATGGAAGGAATTTGGCTGTCGTACAAACTCCTATGTTCCGAAAGCTAGTTCGAATTGGTGTTCCAAATCGAATGAGAGGTGAAATTTGGGAACTATGTTCGGGTGCAATGTATATACGTTACGCATATTCCGGGGAATATGAAAGGATACTAAACGATAATGCTGCTAAAACATCACAAGCTATCGATGAAATCGAGAAGGATTTAAAGAGGTCACTGCCCGAATATTCAGCGTATCAAACTGAAGAAGGTATTCAAAGGTTGAGAAATGTTTTAACAGCCTATTCCTGGAAGAATCCTGATGTCGGATATTGTCAGGCCATGAATATAGTTGTCGCAGGATTTTTAATCTTCATGTCTGAAGAACAGGCTTTTTGGTGCTTATGTAACCTATGTGACATCTACGTTCCAGGTTATTACTCGAAGACAATGTACGGTACATTGTTAGACCAAAGAGTGTTTGAGTCCTTTGTAGAGGACCGAATGCCAGTTCTCTGGGAATACATTTTACAGCATGATATTCAACTATCTGTGGTGTCCTTGCCATGGTTTTTGTCCTTGTTTTTCACTTCAATGCCTTTAGAATACGCTGTTAGAATAATGGATATCTTTTTCATGAACGGATCCATTACATTATTTCAAGTGGCATTGGCAGTTCTGAAAATAAATGCGGATGATATCTTACAAGCGGATGATGATGGAATGTTTATTGCCATCATTAAGCACTATTTCCAAACTCTGGGACAAAGTGCCCACCCAGATTCAAGTGACATAAAATATAGGCAAATCACgaaatttcaagaactGTTAGTTACGGCATTCAAAGAGTTTAGTGTCATCACTGAAGAAATGGTAATGCATGCGAGACACAAATATGAGAAGGGtatctttcaaaatattgagACTTTCATGAAAAGAACGCAGTTGCGCCATATGCCAAAAACTTTTAACCTGTCCAGTGATAACTTGTCCAACATCTATGACATGTTTTACCAAAGTATAGAAACCTACAAAATTAGCATGGGAACCGGATCATCTAATATGGGctttgaaatattcattCAGTTTTTGAGTAAGTTTTGTGATTCGTGCAGACCGTGTGAAAAAGACAGAGACCCAGCTTTCCGTAAACAAAAAAGGGATTTTTTACAAAGGTTATTTGACAACTGGGATTCTGCCCATATTGGTGAGTTGACGTTGAACGATGTGGTAACCGGCTTGGATAAACTGTTAACCGTTGATCTTTTACAAGCTATAAactatttcttctctttatATGATACAGATGACGATGGTGAATTACATAGAGAGGAAGTGCTACAACTATCAGAAGGGCTATTACTGCTAACGGAACCTTGGAAGAGTGGTAGATACGTGGATCTGTTAACTAAAAAGCGGATTGAAGACGATATTGCTGAGAGCATCATTAAGGAAAGCGGTGAAGAGATAGTTACGATGAACCAAATCGAGTTACCAACAGGAGTTACCATTGATgaggaaaaatataaagcCGAGCAAGCAGAAAGATATCTAAAAGCTGCAAGTAACTTTCTACAAAGATCCTTTGAATATGCTAAGGCAGTTGATCTCGCGGAAGAGGTAAACCTGATTGACCTgtctgatgatgaaagcgaagaaaagagaacattaaaacaaaaacagcTGGAAAGCATAAAGGCGAATGCAGCCTTAGATCCTACCCATCCAAAAGTAATAGACCTGCCAACATTTAGGATGATCATCCTCGCGGACGAAACTTACgagcttttcttttctaataCCTTACGATCATCTGTTCACGTCGACGAACATATCAACATTgataacaaaaacaaagtTCTTAGAAGTATGTTTGACGGTATATTGGCAGACGGAAAAAGGGTTGCTGAGCAAGTCCGTCGTCGTGTTGATTCGGTGGCAACTAGAAACAGCATCACTTCCGCAGAAAGCACACCAACAGCCGCAGCAAGTTCGATAACtaccaaagaagaaaagtacGATGATCTGGATGATTTTACGTCAGAGCACCAGCCCGAGAATGAAGAACTATTACAAAGTTCTTGGTTTGAGATCGACGATGCTAACGAAACTAGCACCAAAGCCATACAAGAAAGGTCTTTTGAGCCTTTATCGGCTAACTCATCAGAAGAGAAGTCCAACcttattgaatttgaagCATGAAATCGTGCGTATCAATCCTATACCACCCCTCAAAACATCTGTACCTgtttatataaatatcTAAAACAATATTTGCCAGGATTGGGGAACATCTTCATATAACTCTCATGAATGCGGATTCTCGGAGCGAAAAAGCCTGAGCTCTAGTCTGGCCTGTATAATAAGCggtgaaataaaaaaggtgGCAACCACAACCGGAAAGGGTACGGCTTCTGCAACTGACATATACAGACGACAGAAGATAGTATTTTACCCACGTGTGAACATGCCAGGTGCGAGCTCTGTTATGCTAGGTCTTCGACCCACGACAAGAATAGTTTTCCGCAGCAATATTTCGCTTTTACCTTCGAGGACTTTTGTATCATATAGCGGGAGGTCCCAGAGTGTTTCGATACTGAAAAATGCTCCAAACTTAGTAAACAATGTCATAGCTCTTCAGCAAATTATACcgaaaagatttttttctcaaacGTCGATTGTGAAATCAAGATGGAGGCCTATTTTCAGTGAAGAGACTACTAATCGATATGCGCGTTTGAACAGGTTTCAGCAGTACCAGCAACAGAGAAGTGGCGGCAATTCGCTGGGCTCCATGACTATTTTGGGGCTTTCGCTAATGGCAGGAATTTATTTCGGCTCTCCTTATTTGTTCGAGCACGTCCCACCTTTTACGTACTTCAAGACGCATCCAAAGAATCTTGTATACGCATTATTAGGGATCAACGTTGCTGTATTTGGTTTATGGCAATTACCTAAATGCTGGAGGTTTCTACAGAAGTACATGTTACTGCAGAAAGATTATGTAACTAGCAAAATATCCATTATCGGAAGTGCATTTTCACATCAAGAATTTTGGCACTTAGGTATGAACATGTTAGCACTGTGGTCCTTTGGCACTTCACTCTCAACGATGTTGGGGgcatccaattttttctccttgTATATGAATAGCGCCATTGCAGGGTCTTTGTTTTCGTTATGGTATCCAAAGCTGGCACGCTTAGCCATTGTTGGGCCTAGCTTGGGGGCCAGTGGAGCGCTATTTGGGGTTTTAGGATGCTTTTCGTATCTATTCCCGCATGCTAAAATATTGCTGTTTGTTTTTCCAGTCCCAGGCGGGGCCTGGGTAGCATTCTTGGCTTCAGTGGCATGGAATGCAGCTGGTTGTGCTTTAAGATGGGGGTCATTTGATTATGCTGCACATTTAGGTGGCTCTATGATGGGGGTCTTGTACGGATGGTATATTAGTAAAGCTGTAGAAAAACAGAGGCAGCGTCGCCTCCAGACTGCTGGTAGGTGGTTTTAATTACTTAACAAAGACACATCTTCATTTGACATATTGTAAATAATGCTATGATTTCTATGTACTTAATCTTATTTATGCattcaaaaagaatatttcaGCCTTGCCGTAGTGTTATATGTACAAAAAACACTTTggtaaaaagaatatatagaACAAAGTGTATGTGCCGCCTCTTAGAAGTCTTACTTCCTGTTTTTAAGTAATCCCTCTTTGACAACAAAATATCCATTTTTGGATTCCACGGCAAGTCCAGTTGGTTTCCAAGATCCGCTGACTTCACCTAGCTCTGCATCCTGcttttgatatttgatGCCTTCAAGTAGCTTTGCGTAGCTCAATTGCCTCGTTTCTCTTTGCATCAATCGAGCATCATATTCCTTAGTATGCTTTTCACCTTCGACAGGTATATTATGCAGTTTGTTGATGAATGATAACTGTTTGGCAAGTCGCAATTGAATTTCTTCGATCTTTGCTCCTTCTAAGGGAAGACCTGATAATCGcaacaatttcttcacAACATCTACAGATGGTAGCTCAAGTTTTCCCTCTCTAACATTTGTGCCTAAATATTCATGGACCGACCATACAGGTTTTGATAtataattctttatttgatCCATAttctcaaattttttaccGATCTTTGCACCTCCCGTAGATGCTAATCGGTGACTTCCGAGGCGGCTAAACCGGCCCACTGCATGTATTCTGCATAAACACCATTTTCTGTACATCGTTCTGGACTATGGCCAAGTCCAAGTAATCTTACCTAAATGCTCAAATGCTAATTACCATTACCTCCCTGATGTTATATccataaaaatattaaagtTCGTCCGCGGTGACTATTAttgcttgaaaaaaatcaaagaaaattttttgcgatgagatgagatgagaaaaatgaaaaattttggatgGTTAATTAGCGATGAATAGTAAATCGCACTCGTGAAATAAATTTAGTTCTACAATAAATAGTACAATACAGTATCGACGATATCCTACTTATACAATGAGAAttaagaagaagaacacCAGAGGTAACGCAAGGAACTTCATTACCAGATCTCAAGCTGTGAGAAAATTGCAAGTTTCTCTTGCTGATTTCAGAAGATTATGTATATTCAAAGGTATCTATCCTAGAGAGCCAAGAAATAAGAAGAAGGCAAACAAGGGCTCTACTGCACCAACCACTTTTTACTATGCTAAAGATATTCAATATTTAATGCATGAGCCTGTCTTGGCTAAGTTTAGAGAACACAAGACTTTTGCTAGGAAACTAACAAGGGCTTTGGGTAGAGGTGAGGTCTCTTCTGCTAAAAGGTTGGAGGAAAACAGGGATACTTATACTTTAGATCATATCATCAAGGAGCGTTACCCAAGTTTCCCAGATGCTCTAAGGGATATTGATGATGCTTTGAATAtgttatttcttttctctaatTTGCCCTCTACCAACCAAGTCTCATCGAAAATTATCAATGATGCTCAGAAAATCTGTAACCAATGGTTAGCCTATGTTGCCAAGGAACGTTTAGTTCGTAAAGTTTTCGTATCCATCAAAGGTGTCTACTATCAAGCCAATATAAAAGGTGAAGAAGTTAGATGGTTAGTTCCATTCAAGTTTCCAGAAAATATCCCAAGTGATGTTGATTTTAGAATCATGTTGACCTTCTTAGAATTTTATTCGACTCTATTGCATTTCGTTCTATATAAATTATACACCGATAGTGGGTTGATTTATCCGCCAAAATTGGATCTGAAGAAGGATAAAATCATAAGCGGTTTGTCGTCATATATCTTGGAATCCAGACAAGAAGACAGTCTACTAAAACATGACCCAACTGAGATGGAGGAAGACGTACAGGTTGAAAGTTTGGACGCATCGACATTGAAGTCAGCCTTGAATGCCGATGAGGCAAACACTGATGAGACaaaaaaggatgaagaagaggaaaaggaacaaGGGCTGgaccaagaaaaagaactaaATGAGGAAACGGAACTAGATACTTTTGAGGATAACAATAAGAACAAGGGTGATATCTTGATACAACCAAGTAAGTATGATTCGCCAGTAgcttctttgttttctgattttgctttttatgTCAGTAGAGAAGTTCCGATCGATATTCTTGAGTTTTTGATCCTATCTTGTGGTGGTAATGTCATCAGTGAAGCCACCTTGGACCAAATTGAGAATAAGAAAGATATTGACATATCTAAGGTTACTCATCAAATTGTTGACAGACCAGTATTAAAAAACAAGGTTGCCGGTAGAACATATATTCAGCCACAATGGGTATTTGACTGTATTAATAAAGGCGAATTGGTACCTGCCAACAAGTATCTTCCAGGTGAAGCTCTTCCACCTCATTTAAGCCCATGGGGTGACGCTATTGGTTACGATCCAACTGCTCCGGTGGAAgatggtgaagaagaagaaagtgaaaGTGAAAGCGAAGGTCAAgttgaagaggaagatcAAGAAGTTGTTGCTggagaagatgatgaagatgacgatgatgaagaactAAAAGCTCAAAAAGAGCTGGAATTGGAAGCACAAGGTATCAAATATTCCGAGACTTCTGAAGCCGATAAGGATGTTACTAAatcaaagaacaaaaagagaaaagtcgacgaagaggaagaagaaaagaaattgaaaatgataatgatgagtaacaaacaaaagaaactcTACAAAAAGATGAAGTATTCTAACGCTAAAAAGGAGGAACAAGCTGAGAActtaaaaaagaaaaaaaagcaaattgCCAAACAAAAAGCTAAGTTGAGTAAGCTAAATTCCAAGAAATAGGTCTCTCTTCTCTTTTAGTAGCCTCTCGGGTTTTGTCTTTTAATTTAACATCCTTTTTACTTTATAATCTTCGGTATAACAACGTGAGATATATAACTACATATTTGTATTTGTAGAGATAAGAATAACCTGTACATTAAAAAACGGTTACTGTTTCTCCtgtatatttatattgaatgaattttgtaaaaaaaatgctcaGGTGGCATGGTCATATTAGAATATTTCTATGTGCTACCCTCGAGTCCATTGATTGTCTATCTGGTACACTTAATTCTATGTAACCCTGtagttcctttttcaagttcATTAGAACAGTCTCTGTATAATTTATACGATCGATATCGGTACCTCTACTAACATTGATATATGC is a window from the Saccharomyces paradoxus chromosome VII, complete sequence genome containing:
- the NOP7 gene encoding mRNA-binding ribosome synthesis protein NOP7 (Component of several different pre-ribosomal particles~similar to YGR103W); protein product: MRIKKKNTRGNARNFITRSQAVRKLQVSLADFRRLCIFKGIYPREPRNKKKANKGSTAPTTFYYAKDIQYLMHEPVLAKFREHKTFARKLTRALGRGEVSSAKRLEENRDTYTLDHIIKERYPSFPDALRDIDDALNMLFLFSNLPSTNQVSSKIINDAQKICNQWLAYVAKERLVRKVFVSIKGVYYQANIKGEEVRWLVPFKFPENIPSDVDFRIMLTFLEFYSTLLHFVLYKLYTDSGLIYPPKLDLKKDKIISGLSSYILESRQEDSLLKHDPTEMEEDVQVESLDASTLKSALNADEANTDETKKDEEEEKEQGLDQEKELNEETELDTFEDNNKNKGDILIQPSKYDSPVASLFSDFAFYVSREVPIDILEFLILSCGGNVISEATLDQIENKKDIDISKVTHQIVDRPVLKNKVAGRTYIQPQWVFDCINKGELVPANKYLPGEALPPHLSPWGDAIGYDPTAPVEDGEEEESESESEGQVEEEDQEVVAGEDDEDDDDEELKAQKELELEAQGIKYSETSEADKDVTKSKNKKRKVDEEEEEKKLKMIMMSNKQKKLYKKMKYSNAKKEEQAENLKKKKKQIAKQKAKLSKLNSKK
- the GTF1 gene encoding glutamyl-tRNA(Gln) amidotransferase subunit F (Subunit of the trimeric GatFAB AmidoTransferase(AdT) complex~similar to YGR102C); translated protein: MYRKWCLCRIHAVGRFSRLGSHRLASTGGAKIGKKFENMDQIKNYISKPVWSVHEYLGTNVREGKLELPSVDVVKKLLRLSGLPLEGAKIEEIQLRLAKQLSFINKLHNIPVEGEKHTKEYDARLMQRETRQLSYAKLLEGIKYQKQDAELGEVSGSWKPTGLAVESKNGYFVVKEGLLKNRK
- the TEL2 gene encoding Tel2p (Subunit of the ASTRA complex, involved in chromatin remodeling~similar to YGR099W), giving the protein MVLETLKQGAHSGQIHEALTQLDTCPQEPVDLDTSMILIKFVIPVYPSLPERSKVLLRRIASKSFTFLSQLVTFAKTISGRDGLQEICIYQEILEDIISIEPGCLNFYLEASTTSKVDRDSIKTFFFGSKIFNLLANRIDMAKYLEYLRLQWKFLLENNKTDLPGFLGEWLVSVFLLNPTLATDTLLGELFLLDELYFSSFQKIVSASSPLDQKRLVTKFLLPYIQISLTSENLNDARKILRRFDLDKIISLSVLFEIQSLPLKEVIVRLMSNHSSIKLASALVGKFADFADDDVDIKTCELLVLFTVHNLSQSQKEQISHDDRFLNGVTKHLGSNEREARERAMFIAKLLSNGDLKYESDFEINIPNVKFESNSDNDTINFQSLRNSSICNTQLDADKNKITEVSDHVQSLTLDCSDSDDEDDNDEQELVERIVFLKDLMREYEQTGESRKAQLIPLLKQTVKLVRQKADFPLEVGYYAQGILSSIACLNNELDESLFEQWRINALVSILVVLPEKVSSAINVLFNSELSLQQRMSLLSALGLSARELRGFDDPIIVKPKFDFPTNRLPWDNQSHYIGKLVEVQEPTSMIKETKTVWKSKKLGKDQEKGTQNRFRKHSSLFFYPLAHGWLNGIDVGTYNQLFKSHYLTTLRIIYSCANPVHDFEYMTELMDHIISSAIEEGIPLRQSQ
- the MDR1 gene encoding GTPase-activating protein MDR1 (Cytoplasmic GTPase-activating protein~similar to YGR100W), coding for MSFFDSLRQKAPFLDKLADSFTPTLTRDEKFRLKYKLPASENILEDTNAEVSFATSIKDGKGHFNRVNSKGRKTAYVYSGRLFLTPHFLVFRDAFDHSSCILIMNISTIKRVERSPSESYEFALLVTLYTGAKVLIQFIGIRYRSEQFCDKLKLNLRENIPNAKNLPAFLETSYSEFLIAKNILGKKDITVPRAGLGQHFKYPGNPTMAKEKAKLRLWFDYFRENGRNLAVVQTPMFRKLVRIGVPNRMRGEIWELCSGAMYIRYAYSGEYERILNDNAAKTSQAIDEIEKDLKRSLPEYSAYQTEEGIQRLRNVLTAYSWKNPDVGYCQAMNIVVAGFLIFMSEEQAFWCLCNLCDIYVPGYYSKTMYGTLLDQRVFESFVEDRMPVLWEYILQHDIQLSVVSLPWFLSLFFTSMPLEYAVRIMDIFFMNGSITLFQVALAVLKINADDILQADDDGMFIAIIKHYFQTLGQSAHPDSSDIKYRQITKFQELLVTAFKEFSVITEEMVMHARHKYEKGIFQNIETFMKRTQLRHMPKTFNLSSDNLSNIYDMFYQSIETYKISMGTGSSNMGFEIFIQFLSKFCDSCRPCEKDRDPAFRKQKRDFLQRLFDNWDSAHIGELTLNDVVTGLDKLLTVDLLQAINYFFSLYDTDDDGELHREEVLQLSEGLLLLTEPWKSGRYVDLLTKKRIEDDIAESIIKESGEEIVTMNQIELPTGVTIDEEKYKAEQAERYLKAASNFLQRSFEYAKAVDLAEEVNLIDLSDDESEEKRTLKQKQLESIKANAALDPTHPKVIDLPTFRMIILADETYELFFSNTLRSSVHVDEHINIDNKNKVLRSMFDGILADGKRVAEQVRRRVDSVATRNSITSAESTPTAAASSITTKEEKYDDLDDFTSEHQPENEELLQSSWFEIDDANETSTKAIQERSFEPLSANSSEEKSNLIEFEA
- the PCP1 gene encoding rhomboid protease PCP1 (Mitochondrial serine protease~similar to YGR101W), with the translated sequence MPGASSVMLGLRPTTRIVFRSNISLLPSRTFVSYSGRSQSVSILKNAPNLVNNVIALQQIIPKRFFSQTSIVKSRWRPIFSEETTNRYARLNRFQQYQQQRSGGNSLGSMTILGLSLMAGIYFGSPYLFEHVPPFTYFKTHPKNLVYALLGINVAVFGLWQLPKCWRFLQKYMLLQKDYVTSKISIIGSAFSHQEFWHLGMNMLALWSFGTSLSTMLGASNFFSLYMNSAIAGSLFSLWYPKLARLAIVGPSLGASGALFGVLGCFSYLFPHAKILLFVFPVPGGAWVAFLASVAWNAAGCALRWGSFDYAAHLGGSMMGVLYGWYISKAVEKQRQRRLQTAGRWF